One segment of Micromonospora parathelypteridis DNA contains the following:
- a CDS encoding SDR family NAD(P)-dependent oxidoreductase yields MGTLDGKVVLVTGTGGGLGRVAALTFAREGAKVVGADIQVAGNEETVELVRIAGGEMTGIAPVDLTNPEQVRKLVEDAAAAYGGLDVVYNNAAALRFGPMPDFSVEDWRYTITGELDIPYFVSKFAWPHLVQRGGGVIINAASMAGMIAGQVPPMVGHTAANAGVIGLTRQLALEGAPHGIRAVAVSPGPILTPASERDLGDNQAARDAITSKTLLKRFARPEEVAELVVFLASDRASYITGANYPVDGGATAW; encoded by the coding sequence ATGGGAACGCTCGACGGCAAGGTTGTGCTCGTCACCGGCACCGGCGGCGGTCTGGGACGCGTCGCGGCGCTGACGTTCGCGCGGGAGGGCGCGAAGGTCGTCGGGGCCGACATCCAGGTGGCCGGCAACGAGGAGACGGTCGAACTCGTCCGGATCGCCGGCGGTGAGATGACCGGCATCGCGCCAGTCGATCTCACCAACCCGGAGCAGGTGCGGAAGCTCGTCGAGGACGCCGCCGCGGCCTATGGCGGGCTCGACGTGGTCTACAACAACGCGGCCGCGCTCCGCTTCGGCCCGATGCCGGACTTCTCCGTCGAGGACTGGAGGTACACCATCACCGGTGAACTCGACATTCCCTACTTCGTGTCGAAGTTCGCCTGGCCGCACCTCGTCCAGCGCGGCGGGGGCGTCATCATCAACGCCGCCTCCATGGCCGGCATGATCGCGGGTCAGGTCCCCCCGATGGTCGGCCACACCGCGGCGAACGCCGGCGTCATCGGTTTGACGCGACAGTTGGCGCTCGAAGGCGCGCCACACGGGATCCGGGCGGTCGCGGTCAGCCCCGGGCCCATCCTCACCCCGGCCAGTGAGCGCGACCTGGGCGACAACCAGGCGGCCCGGGACGCGATCACCAGCAAGACCCTCCTCAAGCGGTTTGCCCGCCCCGAGGAGGTCGCCGAGCTGGTGGTGTTCCTCGCATCGGACCGGGCGTCGTACATCACCGGGGCGAACTACCCGGTCGACGGCGGCGCGACCGCCTGGTGA
- the hemW gene encoding radical SAM family heme chaperone HemW — MPGVLPDGETVPVDGSLPATATAAVGARGFGVYVHVPFCASRCGYCDFNTYTAAELGGGASREGYADTVLAELALAARVLGDSPPPRVDTVFVGGGTPTLLPADDLARILDGIDRTWGLAADAEVTTEANPESVTPESLKLLRSAGYTRISLGMQSASPGVLAILDRKHSAGRATAAALEARDAGFEHVNLDLIYGTPGERAEDFAASLEQVVAAGVDHVSAYALIVEDGTRLAARMRRGELAYPSDDVAADRYLAAEAALDAAGLSWYEVSNWARTDEARCRHNLLYWTGADWWGLGPGAHSHVGGVRWWNVKHPSAYAQRLAAGASPGLAREVLTVDEAHMEDVMLRLRLASGLPLAVLDGVGRAGAERALADGLLDTDAYAAGRAVLTLRGRLLADAVVRDLLP, encoded by the coding sequence ATGCCCGGCGTCCTTCCAGATGGTGAGACCGTCCCCGTTGACGGATCGCTGCCCGCCACCGCCACCGCAGCGGTCGGCGCGCGCGGCTTCGGCGTGTACGTGCACGTCCCGTTCTGCGCGAGCCGCTGCGGCTACTGCGACTTCAACACCTACACGGCGGCCGAGCTGGGCGGTGGCGCCAGCCGCGAGGGGTACGCCGACACCGTCCTGGCCGAGTTGGCACTCGCGGCCCGGGTGCTCGGCGACAGCCCGCCGCCCCGGGTCGACACCGTCTTCGTCGGCGGCGGCACGCCCACCCTGCTCCCCGCCGACGACCTGGCCCGCATCCTCGACGGCATCGACCGCACCTGGGGGCTGGCCGCCGACGCCGAGGTCACCACCGAGGCCAACCCGGAATCGGTCACCCCGGAATCGTTGAAGCTGCTGCGGTCCGCCGGCTACACCCGGATCTCGCTGGGCATGCAGTCCGCCTCCCCGGGAGTGCTGGCGATCCTGGACCGCAAACACAGCGCCGGCCGGGCCACCGCCGCCGCCCTGGAGGCCCGGGACGCCGGGTTCGAGCACGTCAACCTGGATCTGATCTACGGGACGCCGGGGGAGCGGGCCGAGGACTTCGCCGCATCGCTGGAGCAGGTCGTGGCCGCCGGGGTGGACCACGTCAGCGCGTACGCCCTGATCGTCGAGGACGGCACCCGGCTCGCCGCCCGGATGAGGCGCGGCGAGCTGGCGTACCCCAGTGACGACGTGGCCGCGGACCGCTACCTCGCCGCGGAGGCCGCACTCGACGCGGCCGGGCTCTCCTGGTACGAGGTCTCCAACTGGGCCCGCACCGACGAGGCCCGCTGCCGGCACAACCTGCTCTACTGGACCGGCGCGGACTGGTGGGGGCTGGGGCCGGGGGCGCACAGCCACGTCGGTGGGGTGCGCTGGTGGAACGTCAAACACCCCTCGGCGTACGCCCAGCGGTTGGCCGCGGGCGCGTCTCCTGGCCTCGCCCGGGAGGTGCTCACGGTCGACGAGGCGCACATGGAGGACGTGATGCTCCGGCTGCGACTCGCCAGCGGCCTGCCGCTGGCGGTGCTCGACGGCGTCGGCCGGGCCGGTGCGGAGCGGGCGCTGGCCGACGGCCTGCTGGACACCGATGCGTACGCGGCCGGCCGGGCGGTGCTCACCCTGCGCGGGCGGCTGCTGGCCGACGCGGTCGTGCGCGACCTGCTGCCCTGA
- a CDS encoding enoyl-CoA hydratase-related protein yields the protein MTSPDVLVRVATARGVTTLTLDSPHNRNALSTGLMTQLLAGLADAVADDAVRVIVLDHTGPVFCSGADLKETAAAYASGTVPAGMLGDVLAALWECPKPVLARVAGPARAGGLGLIAAADLAVCADQATFAFTEVRIGVIPAVISATVLPRLHPRAAAELYLTGDTFDGRRAAEIGLVTASVPADGLDAAVQRFCDSLVRGAPGALAGAKELLRRPGTAELRGDLARLAALSTGYFLSDEGREGVTAFREKRLTRWVAALDADHGDHAG from the coding sequence ATGACCTCTCCCGACGTCCTCGTGCGGGTCGCCACGGCCCGTGGGGTGACCACCCTCACCCTGGACAGCCCGCACAACCGCAACGCGCTCTCCACCGGCCTGATGACCCAGCTGCTGGCCGGGCTGGCGGACGCGGTCGCCGACGACGCGGTTCGAGTGATCGTGCTCGACCACACCGGCCCGGTCTTCTGCTCCGGAGCCGACCTGAAGGAGACCGCCGCGGCGTACGCCAGTGGGACGGTGCCCGCCGGGATGCTGGGTGACGTGCTCGCCGCGCTCTGGGAGTGCCCGAAGCCCGTGCTGGCCCGGGTCGCCGGGCCGGCGCGAGCCGGTGGGCTGGGCCTGATCGCCGCCGCCGACCTGGCGGTCTGCGCCGATCAGGCGACGTTCGCGTTCACCGAGGTGCGGATCGGGGTGATCCCGGCGGTGATCTCGGCGACCGTGCTGCCCCGGCTGCACCCGCGCGCCGCCGCCGAGCTGTACCTGACCGGAGACACCTTCGACGGCCGGCGGGCCGCCGAGATCGGCCTGGTCACGGCGTCCGTGCCGGCAGACGGCCTGGACGCGGCGGTGCAGCGGTTCTGCGACTCGCTGGTCCGCGGCGCGCCCGGCGCGCTGGCCGGCGCGAAGGAGCTGCTGCGCCGGCCGGGCACCGCCGAGCTGCGTGGCGACCTGGCCCGGTTGGCCGCCCTCTCGACCGGCTACTTCCTCTCCGACGAGGGACGCGAGGGGGTCACCGCGTTCCGGGAGAAGAGATTGACTCGATGGGTGGCCGCTCTGGACGCGGATCACGGTGATCATGCCGGGTAG
- a CDS encoding DUF4870 domain-containing protein, protein MTEPPRPPGAGEPGDYPPEPTSPSSFPSAEPPTAPLSGAPGPGGYPPAGGYPPPTGDQPPSGGYPPAGGYPPPGGYPPPGGYPAGGYPTGGAYGGYASNEDKTWALVAHFGGSLGALISFGPLGFVAPLIAYLARGNQSPAVRAHALAALNFQILWSIIAFVLLFVSWCLLFLPSIAVVVIQILFGIIAGMKANEGTAYRYPMSANFIK, encoded by the coding sequence ATGACTGAACCTCCTCGCCCTCCCGGAGCGGGTGAGCCCGGCGACTACCCGCCGGAGCCGACCTCCCCGAGCTCGTTTCCGTCGGCCGAGCCGCCCACCGCACCACTGTCCGGGGCACCCGGCCCGGGCGGCTATCCCCCGGCCGGTGGCTATCCTCCGCCCACTGGTGACCAACCGCCGTCAGGTGGCTACCCTCCGGCGGGTGGCTATCCTCCGCCCGGCGGTTACCCCCCGCCCGGCGGCTACCCCGCCGGCGGATATCCGACCGGTGGCGCCTACGGCGGCTATGCCAGCAACGAGGACAAGACCTGGGCGCTGGTCGCGCACTTCGGCGGTTCCCTCGGCGCGCTGATCAGCTTTGGTCCGCTGGGCTTCGTCGCCCCGCTCATCGCCTACCTGGCCCGCGGTAACCAGTCGCCGGCCGTCCGGGCGCACGCTCTGGCCGCCCTGAACTTCCAGATCCTCTGGTCGATCATCGCGTTCGTGCTGCTCTTCGTGAGCTGGTGCCTGCTCTTCCTGCCCAGCATCGCCGTCGTGGTGATCCAGATCCTGTTCGGGATCATCGCGGGCATGAAGGCCAACGAGGGCACCGCCTACCGCTACCCGATGTCCGCCAACTTCATCAAGTGA
- the hrcA gene encoding heat-inducible transcriptional repressor HrcA → MGLDDRKLAVLRAIVEDYVSTQEPVGSKALVERHQLGVSPATVRNDMAVLEEEGYIRQPHTSAGRVPTDRGYRLFVDRLSRVKPLSPAERRAIERFLVGAVDLDDVVHRTVRLLAQLTRQVAVVQYPSLARSSVRHLELVPISTTRLMLVMIADTGRVEQRLVELPGPVPADNVTDLRRLVNEKLAGARLSDTPPLVQALVEEAPAELRPTMTTLATVLLETLVERHEERIALAGTANLTRGGLLDFQGSLRPILEALEEEVVLLKLIGETEPSTTRVLIGDENEFDNLRAASVVSTGYGPGATIVGGLGVLGPTRMDYPGNIATVRAVARYVGELLAQN, encoded by the coding sequence ATGGGTCTCGACGACCGGAAACTCGCCGTGCTCCGCGCGATCGTCGAGGACTACGTCTCCACCCAGGAGCCGGTCGGCAGCAAGGCGCTCGTCGAGCGGCACCAGCTCGGCGTGTCTCCGGCCACGGTCCGCAACGACATGGCCGTGCTGGAGGAAGAGGGCTACATCCGGCAGCCGCACACCAGTGCCGGCCGGGTGCCCACCGATCGCGGCTACCGGCTCTTCGTCGACCGGTTGTCCCGGGTCAAGCCACTCAGCCCGGCCGAGCGCCGGGCCATCGAGCGCTTCCTGGTCGGCGCGGTCGACCTCGACGACGTGGTGCACCGCACGGTGCGGCTGCTCGCTCAGCTGACCCGGCAGGTCGCCGTCGTGCAGTACCCGAGCCTGGCCCGTTCCTCGGTTCGTCACCTGGAGCTGGTGCCGATCTCCACCACCCGGCTGATGCTCGTCATGATCGCCGACACCGGCCGCGTGGAACAGCGGCTGGTGGAGCTGCCCGGCCCGGTGCCCGCCGACAACGTCACCGACCTGCGCCGGTTGGTCAACGAAAAGCTCGCCGGCGCCCGGCTGTCCGACACGCCGCCGTTGGTGCAGGCGCTTGTCGAAGAGGCGCCAGCCGAGCTGCGTCCGACGATGACCACCCTCGCCACGGTGCTCCTGGAGACGCTGGTCGAGCGCCATGAAGAACGCATCGCGCTCGCCGGCACCGCCAACCTCACCCGGGGCGGCCTGCTCGACTTCCAGGGTTCGCTGCGGCCGATCCTCGAGGCGCTGGAGGAGGAGGTCGTGCTCCTCAAGCTCATCGGCGAGACCGAGCCGAGCACGACCCGGGTGCTGATCGGCGACGAGAACGAGTTCGACAACCTGCGCGCCGCCTCCGTGGTCAGCACCGGGTACGGCCCAGGCGCCACGATCGTCGGCGGCCTGGGGGTGCTGGGGCCCACCCGGATGGACTACCCCGGCAATATCGCCACGGTGCGCGCCGTGGCACGCTACGTGGGCGAGTTGCTGGCCCAGAACTGA
- a CDS encoding histidine triad nucleotide-binding protein, whose protein sequence is MGSDCLFCRIVAGEIPATVVRETDTTLAFRDIDPKAPVHVLVIPKEHYADIATLAQGDPALAADVLATSAAVAEDEGLLGDGFRLMFNTGAYGGQEVFHVHAHLLGGAPLGPMLARNLA, encoded by the coding sequence ATGGGATCCGACTGCCTGTTCTGCCGCATCGTCGCCGGGGAGATTCCGGCCACCGTGGTCCGGGAGACCGACACCACGCTCGCCTTCCGTGACATCGACCCGAAGGCGCCGGTGCACGTCCTGGTCATTCCGAAGGAGCACTACGCGGACATCGCCACGCTCGCCCAGGGTGACCCGGCGTTGGCCGCGGACGTGCTGGCGACGTCGGCCGCGGTGGCCGAGGACGAGGGCCTGCTCGGCGACGGGTTCCGGTTGATGTTCAACACCGGCGCGTACGGCGGTCAGGAGGTGTTCCACGTGCACGCACATCTGCTCGGCGGCGCACCGCTCGGCCCGATGCTCGCTCGGAACCTGGCATGA
- a CDS encoding 16S rRNA (uracil(1498)-N(3))-methyltransferase — translation MSAPLFLVEALPTGDALTLDGPEGHHAATVQRLRVGEELLLADGRGGTAAAVVTAVGRGSLEVTVTSRGYADAPVPRLVTVQGIAKGDRGELAVQAMTEVGVDEIVPWAASRSVTQWRGDRGVRARDKWVATAREAAKQARRPWLPVVAGAPDESTATVARRITGAAAGFVLHEEATERLTTAELPSAGEIVLVVGPEGGIAPAELTAFQEAGGRPVRLGPAVLRTSTAGVAALSVLATRLGRW, via the coding sequence GTGTCCGCGCCGCTGTTCCTGGTCGAGGCGCTGCCCACCGGCGACGCGCTCACCCTGGACGGCCCGGAGGGGCACCACGCCGCGACCGTGCAGCGGCTGCGCGTCGGCGAGGAGCTGCTGCTCGCCGACGGTCGGGGCGGCACGGCCGCCGCGGTGGTCACCGCCGTCGGCCGGGGCAGCCTGGAGGTCACCGTCACCTCCCGGGGGTACGCGGACGCGCCCGTACCCCGGCTGGTGACCGTGCAGGGCATCGCCAAGGGCGACCGGGGTGAGCTGGCCGTGCAGGCGATGACCGAGGTCGGGGTCGACGAGATCGTGCCCTGGGCGGCGTCCCGCTCGGTGACGCAGTGGCGCGGAGACCGTGGCGTACGCGCCCGGGACAAGTGGGTGGCCACCGCTCGGGAGGCCGCCAAGCAGGCGCGCCGTCCCTGGCTGCCGGTGGTGGCCGGTGCGCCGGACGAGTCCACCGCGACGGTGGCCCGCCGGATCACCGGCGCCGCCGCCGGCTTCGTGCTGCACGAGGAGGCAACGGAGCGGCTCACTACCGCCGAGCTGCCGTCCGCCGGTGAGATCGTCCTGGTGGTGGGGCCCGAAGGGGGCATCGCCCCGGCCGAGCTGACAGCTTTTCAGGAGGCTGGAGGCCGGCCGGTGCGGCTCGGGCCGGCCGTGCTGCGTACCTCCACCGCCGGCGTGGCGGCGCTCAGCGTGCTCGCCACCCGGCTCGGCCGCTGGTAG
- the dnaJ gene encoding molecular chaperone DnaJ — protein MARDYYGILGVSREASDDEIKRAYRKLARQFHPDVNPDPEAQEKFKDINAAYEVLSDDRKRQIVDLGGDPLAPGGGGGAGGPGGPGGAGPFVGFQDIMDAFFGGAAGGARGPRPRTRPGADAILRLELDLHETAFGVEAPITVDTAVLCTTCSGAGTAAGTHLATCEACAGRGEVQSVQRTFLGQVVSARPCTVCQGYGTTIPHPCPTCAGDGRVRTRRSLTVKIPAGVEDGMRIRLAQQGEVGPGGGTAGDLYVEIHERPHDVYSRKGDDLHCRVTVPMTAAALGTRLTIKTLDSEETVDVKAGTQPASTLRLRARGVPHLRGTGRGDLYVHLDVRTPTKLDPDQEKMLRDFAKTRGEEVAELSKQGGFFSRMRDAFNGHA, from the coding sequence GTGGCCAGGGACTACTACGGCATTCTCGGTGTGAGCCGGGAAGCCTCCGATGACGAGATCAAGCGCGCCTACCGCAAGTTGGCGCGCCAGTTCCACCCGGACGTCAATCCGGACCCGGAGGCTCAGGAGAAGTTCAAGGACATCAACGCCGCGTACGAGGTCCTCTCGGACGACCGGAAGCGGCAGATCGTCGACCTGGGTGGCGACCCGCTCGCCCCGGGTGGCGGTGGCGGCGCTGGCGGCCCGGGTGGTCCGGGTGGTGCCGGCCCGTTCGTCGGTTTCCAGGACATCATGGACGCGTTCTTCGGTGGCGCGGCCGGTGGCGCCCGTGGCCCGCGTCCGCGTACCCGGCCGGGTGCCGACGCGATCCTGCGACTCGAGTTGGACCTGCACGAGACGGCGTTCGGCGTCGAGGCGCCGATCACCGTCGACACGGCCGTGCTCTGCACCACCTGCTCCGGAGCGGGCACGGCCGCCGGCACCCACCTGGCGACCTGCGAGGCGTGCGCCGGGCGGGGTGAGGTGCAGTCGGTGCAGCGCACCTTCCTCGGCCAGGTGGTCTCCGCCCGGCCGTGCACCGTGTGCCAGGGCTACGGCACCACCATCCCGCACCCCTGCCCCACCTGCGCCGGCGACGGCCGGGTGCGCACCCGCCGCTCGCTGACCGTCAAGATCCCGGCCGGGGTCGAGGACGGCATGCGGATCCGGCTGGCCCAGCAGGGCGAGGTGGGCCCGGGTGGCGGCACCGCCGGCGACCTCTACGTGGAGATCCACGAGCGGCCGCACGACGTCTACTCCCGCAAGGGCGACGACCTGCACTGCCGCGTCACCGTGCCGATGACCGCGGCGGCGCTCGGCACCCGCCTGACCATCAAGACCCTGGACAGCGAGGAGACGGTCGACGTCAAGGCCGGCACCCAGCCGGCCAGCACGCTGCGGCTGCGCGCCCGGGGTGTGCCACACCTGCGTGGCACCGGCCGGGGCGACCTCTACGTGCACCTGGACGTCCGGACGCCGACCAAGCTCGACCCGGACCAGGAGAAGATGCTGCGCGACTTCGCCAAGACCCGTGGTGAGGAGGTCGCCGAGCTGTCCAAGCAGGGCGGCTTCTTCTCCCGGATGCGCGACGCGTTCAACGGGCACGCCTGA
- a CDS encoding SDR family NAD(P)-dependent oxidoreductase, whose translation MTDRAVLVTGASRGIGRAVATAFATGGDRVAIHHRDSGDAAEELRAQLPGTGHVVVRADLTDPDAVRAMVDRSAELLGGLDVLVNNAGMYGDRDDPHPIFGASYEQWQKRWRQVLETNLTGAGNVTWCAAQHMRERGGRIVNVSSRGAFRGEPDQPAYGASKAGLNALGQSLAVALAPYGIAVATVAPGFVATDMVAERLGGEQGAAIRAQSPFDRVARPEEIAAAVHWLASPEAEWASGTIVDLNGASYLRS comes from the coding sequence ATGACGGATCGAGCGGTACTCGTGACCGGTGCTTCGCGCGGAATCGGCCGGGCGGTGGCGACGGCGTTCGCGACAGGTGGTGACCGGGTGGCGATCCACCACCGCGACTCCGGCGACGCGGCCGAGGAACTGCGCGCGCAACTGCCCGGCACCGGGCACGTGGTGGTCCGCGCCGACCTCACCGACCCGGACGCGGTCCGGGCCATGGTCGACCGGTCCGCCGAACTGCTCGGCGGGCTGGACGTGCTGGTCAACAACGCCGGGATGTACGGCGACCGGGACGACCCGCACCCCATCTTCGGCGCGTCCTACGAGCAGTGGCAGAAGCGCTGGCGGCAGGTGCTGGAGACCAACCTGACCGGTGCGGGAAACGTCACCTGGTGCGCTGCCCAGCACATGCGGGAACGCGGCGGTCGGATCGTCAACGTCTCGTCCCGAGGCGCCTTCCGCGGCGAGCCGGACCAGCCGGCGTACGGCGCCAGCAAGGCGGGACTGAACGCGCTGGGCCAGTCCCTCGCCGTGGCGCTCGCGCCGTACGGCATCGCGGTCGCCACCGTCGCGCCGGGCTTCGTGGCGACCGACATGGTCGCCGAGCGCCTGGGCGGCGAGCAGGGCGCGGCCATCCGGGCGCAGAGCCCGTTCGACCGGGTGGCCCGACCGGAGGAGATCGCCGCCGCGGTGCACTGGCTGGCCTCGCCGGAGGCCGAGTGGGCCTCCGGCACGATCGTCGACCTCAACGGCGCTTCCTACCTGCGCAGCTGA